The Primulina tabacum isolate GXHZ01 chromosome 7, ASM2559414v2, whole genome shotgun sequence genome includes a window with the following:
- the LOC142551142 gene encoding uncharacterized protein LOC142551142, whose amino-acid sequence MSCLASCCASMTCGLCSSVASSITKRSARIAYCGLFGFSLIVSWVLREVAAPLLKKFSWINTSDNLSNEWYQMQAVLRVSLGNFLFFGILALIMIGVKDQNDKRDSLHHGGWIAKMLVWTLLVILMFFLPNAIISIYGFISKFGAGAFLLVQVIILLDATHSWNDSWVAKDEKKWYIALLAISIACYLASFTFSGILFIWFNPSGHDCGLNIFFLSMTIILAFIFAVVALHPKVSGSLLPASVISIYCAYLCYTGLSSEPIDYVCNGLHNKSKAVTLSTLILGMLTTVLSVLYSALRAGSSTTFLSPPSSPRAGDKKPLLGSDELESGKGKYSEARPVTYSYMFFHLIFALASMYSAMLLSGWTSSSENADLIDVGWTSVWVRICTEWVTAGLYLWSLVAPLLFPDREFY is encoded by the exons ATGTCGTGCCTCGCGTCGTGCTGTGCGTCGATGACTTGCGGGCTCTGTTCTTCGGTGGCGTCCAGCATCACCAAGCGCTCTGCAAGAATCGCATACTGTGGACTATTCGGGTTTTCTTTGATCGTGTCTTGGGTTCTTAGAGAAGTAGCTGCACCTTTGCTTAAAAAATTCTCAT GGATAAACACTTCAGACAACCTCTCAAACGAATGGTATCAAATGCAAGCCGTTCTTCGTGTCAGCTTGgggaattttttgttttttggaaTACTTGCCCTCATAATGATCGGAGTGAAGGATCAAAACGACAAACGTGATTCATTGCATCACGGTGGATGGATTGCCAAGATGCTGGTTTGGACTTTGTTGGTTATCCTCATGTTTTTCCTCCCGAATGCCATCATATCGATATACG GATTTATTTCGAAGTTTGGTGCTGGAGCCTTCTTATTGGTTCAAGTCATAATATTGTTAGACGCCACACATTCATGGAACGATTCATGGGTAGCTAAAGATGAGAAAAAATG GTATATTGCCTTACTTGCAATATCAATAGCATGCTATCTTGCTTCATTTACGTTTTCGGGAATTCTATTCATTTGGTTTAACCCTTCCGGACACGACTGTGGCCTTAATATCTTTTTCCTCTCGATGACCATCATTCTTGCTTTTATCTTCGCTGTTGTCGCATTACATCCCAAG GTTAGTGGCAGCCTCCTGCCTGCTTCGGTGATATCCATTTATTGTGCATACCTTTGTTATACTGGGCTCTCTAGTGAACCTATAGATTATGTATGCAATGGTCTCCATAACAAGTCAAAAGCTGTAACCTTGAGTACCCTTATTCTGGGTATGCTTACGACAGTTCTCTCAGTGTTATATTCTGCTCTCCGAGCTGGATCATCGACAACCTTTTTGTCTCCACCAAGTTCACCCAGAGCAG GTGACAAGAAACCTCTTCTTGGCTCGGACGAACTTGAATCGGGTAAAGGAAAGTactcagaagcccggccagttACTTACTCTTACATGTTCTTCCATCTGATATTCGCTCTAGCTAGCATGTACTCAGCCATGCTTCTTTCTGGTTGGACGAGCAGTTCAGAAAATGCCGACCTCATAGACGTCGGTTGGACTTCAGTTTGGGTTCGTATCTGTACCGAGTGGGTCACGGCTGGATTGTATTTGTGGTCTCTTGTGGCTCCATTGCTGTTCCCTGACCGTGAATTCTACTAA